A single Leguminivora glycinivorella isolate SPB_JAAS2020 chromosome 25, LegGlyc_1.1, whole genome shotgun sequence DNA region contains:
- the LOC125239459 gene encoding PR domain zinc finger protein 15-like isoform X1, with amino-acid sequence MYYSDRSLKHHMKLKHTTDEAVGCGLCGKICSNKYYLASHIKIVHNNDSWSKCDYCEKQFKSKRNIRRHIEYTHLGMQRYKCIECETLFKEKRSLRKHVRTKHPNSTVFPQCHICYKRFESAKSCKIHLKLLHSFNMNTYPCDLCSVSFSSNEALSIHLQTKHLAKDQIFKCEPCNIVFTGQDKFEQHNEIFHVTPTVTQKLSPCCVLCMKDFSTRKTLKRHIKKFHNDFDAEELATYGSKKRMFNIECEECIQNFNNDYYLDIYQKLRHLRDSIIFKCETCTSSYNCLEYSVQRHRLSNMEGCKSKMILSELCTAEMSDESSWVESAEAESTTGDITVKEEPIDIEENIVKTEPMSP; translated from the coding sequence ATGTACTACAGTGACCGCTCTTTAAAGCACCACATGAAACTAAAACATACTACTGATGAAGCCGTTGGTTGTGGACTATGTGGAAAAATCTGTAGCAACAAGTATTATCTCGCTTCACACATTAAAATTGTGCACAACAACGACTCCTGGTCTAAATGTGACTATTGTGAGAAACAGTTTAAATCTAAAAGGAATATCCGTCGTCATATAGAATATACACACTTGGGCATGCAGCGCTACAAATGCATCGAATGTGAAACACTTTTTAAAGAGAAACGGAGTCTCAGAAAACATGTACGGACCAAGCATCCTAACTCAACAGTGTTCCCTCAGTGTCATATCTGTTACAAGCGCTTTGAATCAGCAAAATCCTGTAAGATTCACCTAAAGTTACTCCATTCTTTCAACATGAATACATATCCGTGTGATCTCTGCTCTGTCTCCTTCAGTTCAAACGAAGCGTTGTCAATCCATCTCCAAACAAAGCACTTAGCTAAAGACCAGATCTTCAAATGCGAGCCATGTAACATAGTCTTCACCGGACAGGACAAATTTGAACAACACAACGAAATATTCCACGTCACACCGACCGTAACACAAAAACTTTCACCCTGCTGTGTATTATGTATGAAAGATTTCAGCACACGGAAAACTTTGAAGCGGCATATCAAGAAATTCCATAACGATTTCGACGCTGAAGAACTAGCGACTTACGGATCTAAGAAACGCATGTTTAATATAGAATGCGAGGAATGTATACAGAATTTTAACAACGATTATTACTTAGATATATACCAGAAATTGAGACATTTGAGAGACTCGATAATTTTCAAATGTGAGACCTGCACTTCTTCTTATAACTGTTTGGAGTATTCGGTACAGAGACATAGGTTGAGTAATATGGAAGGATGTAAGAGTAAGATGATTTTGAGTGAGTTATGTACTGCGGAGATGAGCGATGAATCCAGCTGGGTGGAGTCCGCTGAAGCGGAGAGCACTACGGGGGATATAACTGTGAAGGAAGAGCCGATAGATATAGAGGAGAATATTGTGAAGACTGAACCTATGTCACCGTGA
- the LOC125239459 gene encoding zinc finger protein 366-like isoform X2 produces the protein MAEYVCDYCTRTFTRKYNLETHIENCHVNSTCYCEICDTRFGSPAGLQLHLSRGHNRFMQPYPECDICGRIFTRKQNVVSHMVTVHLQGVGPQIQCPTCAKTFTTERNLKRHINQLHNPDVQYPTCDYCKRSFKGKHSLLAHIQANHNVLKGIIKCHLCEKVYTNNRNLKRHIEMYHGEKGEFRCTLCPKVYTSNQSLRRHARTRHNTDQEYKIDFNMEQDTTDYYNYDFKVQLQEFNCEYCEQFFGDEATLRQHVKSDHTFKMFYEYCRNSLLKQMGQTEKESLYNCENCNSVFNSVYELKDHMRTSHDREYSLSTCNVCFSKFYSKETMFEHKRFACRRLV, from the coding sequence atggcaGAATATGTATGCGATTACTGCACGCGCACATTCACAAGGAAGTACAACCTCGAAACGCATATAGAGAACTGCCACGTCAACTCAACTTGCTACTGTGAGATCTGTGACACGAGGTTTGGGAGCCCGGCCGGTCTTCAGCTCCACCTCAGCAGAGGTCACAACCGGTTCATGCAGCCCTACCCCGAGTGTGACATCTGCGGACGAATCTTCACTAGAAAACAAAATGTTGTCTCGCACATGGTCACCGTTCATCTCCAAGGCGTCGGGCCTCAGATACAGTGTCCAACATGCGCTAAAACTTTTACAACAGAGAGAAACTTGAAAAGACATATCAACCAACTACATAACCCCGATGTGCAATACCCGACCTGCGATTATTGCAAAAGATCCTTCAAAGGCAAACACTCTCTCTTAGCTCACATACAGGCGAATCACAATGTACTAAAAGGAATCATCAAATGTCACCTGTGCGAAAAAGTTTACACTAATAACAGGAATCTAAAGCGACATATAGAGATGTATCATGGAGAAAAAGGTGAATTCAGATGCACACTGTGCCCTAAAGTGTATACATCAAATCAAAGTTTACGTAGACACGCCAGGACTAGGCATAACACGGACCAGGAATATAAAATAGACTTCAATATGGAACAAGACACCACAGATTATTATAACTACGATTTTAAAGTACAGCTTCAAGAATTTAATTGTGAATATTGCGAACAGTTCTTCGGTGACGAAGCTACTTTACGACAGCATGTGAAATCCGATCATACGTTTAAGATGTTCTATGAATACTGCAGAAATTCCTTGCTGAAACAAATGGGGCAGACTGAGAAAGAAAGTTTGTATAACTGCGAGAATTGCAATAGCGTATTTAACTCTGTCTACGAACTGAAGGACCACATGAGAACCAGTCATGATAGAGAATATTCACTATCAACATGTAATGTTTGCTTCTCAAAGTTCTACAGCAAAGAAACCATGTTTGAACACAAAAGGTTTGCCTGCCGCCGCCTGGTGTGA